In one window of Blastopirellula marina DNA:
- a CDS encoding PVC-type heme-binding CxxCH protein, whose product MTRPTSFAALILGLSVSLLASSVATAAPQLELKKGDKIVYIGNTLAERMQYFPHFETRLQARFPELNLTVRDLGWSADELTLRPRSKDFEDHATRLADHAPDVIFAFFGFNESFAGKDGLPQFEKDLEQFIKDTKETKYRGKTPQLILVSPIPHEDMHSRFLPDGKQNNENLAAYTKLMAAVAERNEVPFADMFTAMQPAMDQDTDLTINGVHLNDAGYQEFGKQLDESLFGPAPEYKTDLAKLYPEVKEKDLQFFYDHRAVNGYYIYGGRKNPFGVVNFPAEFDKLRKMIVNRDHRIWKVANGETVPAEVDDSNTGDFTRIETNVNRPVDIFSPEAEQKTFSLPEGYEINLFASEVEFPELENPVQMAFDAKGRLWVTTMESYPMYLPGTPPDDKILILEDTDNDGAADKSITFADGLHVPTGVEIGDGGAYVAQQPNLMFLKDTDGDDKADERTLILHGFDSADSHHSISAFTWGPGGALYFQEGTFHHSQVETPYGPERVKNAGIFRFEPKTDKLDIFVSYGFANPWGHTFDDWGQNFVADASGGANYYGTAFSGDVVYPQKHGSMQQFLKKQWRPTAGCELVSSRNFPESAQGNYLLNNCIGFQGILQYKMKDEGSGFHADPVDPLLVSKDTSFRPVDIQFGPDGALYIVDWYNPLVGHMQHSLRDPKRDKHHGRIWRIRYTGNDLVKAPEIADQPVEALLDLLKEPEYRTRYRVRRELRKHDNPEVASAIDKWLSELDKNDPNYAHHMLEALWVKQNLDLVDGDLLKRMLTDSDYRARAAATRVLCYWRDRVDGALDMLQEQVNDEHPRVRLEAIRALSFFDGDDVNRAQEIALESLIHDQDYYLEYTLKETLATLEKKAKQN is encoded by the coding sequence ATGACCCGACCAACGTCTTTCGCGGCCTTGATTCTAGGCCTCAGCGTGTCGCTGCTCGCTTCTTCGGTCGCCACCGCGGCCCCGCAATTGGAATTGAAGAAGGGAGACAAGATCGTCTATATCGGCAACACGCTGGCCGAACGGATGCAGTACTTCCCCCACTTCGAGACACGCCTGCAAGCACGCTTCCCGGAGTTGAACCTGACGGTGCGTGACTTGGGTTGGTCGGCCGATGAACTGACGCTTCGCCCGCGCAGCAAAGACTTTGAAGACCACGCCACGCGTCTGGCCGATCATGCTCCCGACGTGATCTTTGCCTTCTTCGGTTTCAACGAGTCGTTCGCCGGCAAAGATGGTTTGCCGCAGTTCGAGAAAGATCTCGAGCAGTTCATCAAGGACACCAAAGAAACCAAGTATCGCGGCAAGACACCGCAATTGATCCTCGTCTCGCCGATCCCGCACGAAGACATGCACTCCCGTTTTCTGCCAGATGGAAAGCAGAACAACGAGAACCTCGCCGCCTACACCAAGCTAATGGCCGCCGTCGCCGAGCGGAACGAAGTCCCGTTTGCCGACATGTTCACGGCCATGCAACCGGCCATGGATCAAGACACCGACCTGACAATCAACGGCGTTCACCTGAACGACGCTGGTTACCAAGAGTTCGGTAAGCAACTGGACGAAAGCCTGTTCGGCCCAGCCCCTGAGTACAAGACCGATCTGGCCAAGCTCTATCCAGAAGTGAAAGAGAAGGACCTGCAGTTCTTCTACGATCATCGCGCGGTCAACGGTTACTACATTTACGGTGGTCGTAAGAACCCCTTTGGTGTCGTTAACTTCCCGGCCGAGTTCGACAAGCTGCGCAAGATGATCGTTAACCGCGATCATCGCATCTGGAAAGTCGCCAACGGCGAAACGGTTCCGGCTGAGGTCGACGACAGCAACACAGGCGATTTCACCCGTATCGAAACTAACGTGAATCGCCCCGTCGATATCTTCTCGCCAGAAGCCGAACAAAAGACCTTCTCGCTACCGGAAGGTTACGAGATCAACTTGTTTGCTTCGGAAGTCGAGTTCCCGGAACTGGAGAATCCGGTTCAAATGGCATTCGATGCCAAGGGGCGTCTGTGGGTCACCACGATGGAAAGCTACCCGATGTACCTGCCGGGCACGCCTCCGGATGACAAGATTTTGATTCTGGAAGATACCGACAACGACGGCGCCGCCGACAAAAGCATCACGTTCGCGGACGGTTTGCACGTGCCCACCGGTGTCGAAATCGGTGACGGCGGAGCCTACGTGGCCCAACAGCCGAATCTGATGTTCCTGAAGGACACCGATGGCGACGACAAGGCAGACGAACGAACGCTGATCTTGCACGGCTTCGATTCAGCCGACTCCCACCACTCGATCAGTGCGTTCACGTGGGGTCCTGGCGGTGCACTTTACTTCCAGGAAGGCACCTTCCATCACTCCCAGGTCGAAACGCCTTACGGTCCGGAACGGGTCAAAAACGCCGGCATCTTCCGCTTCGAGCCGAAGACCGACAAGCTCGACATTTTCGTCTCTTACGGCTTTGCCAACCCTTGGGGTCACACCTTTGACGACTGGGGACAAAACTTCGTTGCCGATGCCTCCGGCGGTGCCAACTACTACGGAACCGCTTTCAGTGGCGATGTCGTTTACCCACAGAAGCATGGCAGCATGCAACAGTTCCTCAAGAAGCAGTGGCGACCGACCGCTGGCTGCGAACTGGTTTCCAGCCGCAACTTCCCCGAGTCGGCTCAAGGCAACTACCTGCTGAACAACTGCATCGGCTTCCAAGGCATTCTTCAGTACAAGATGAAGGACGAAGGCAGCGGTTTCCATGCCGATCCGGTCGATCCGCTGTTGGTCTCGAAGGATACCAGCTTCCGCCCGGTCGATATTCAGTTCGGTCCCGATGGGGCGCTTTACATTGTCGACTGGTACAACCCACTAGTCGGTCACATGCAGCACTCGCTGCGTGATCCGAAGCGTGACAAGCATCACGGTCGCATCTGGCGCATTCGCTACACCGGTAACGACCTGGTCAAGGCACCCGAGATCGCCGACCAACCGGTTGAAGCACTGCTCGATTTGTTGAAGGAGCCCGAATACCGCACCCGTTATCGAGTGCGTCGGGAACTGCGAAAGCACGACAATCCCGAAGTTGCCTCGGCAATCGACAAGTGGCTCAGCGAGCTCGACAAGAACGATCCGAACTACGCTCACCACATGCTCGAAGCTTTGTGGGTCAAGCAAAACCTGGATCTGGTCGACGGTGATCTGCTGAAGCGAATGCTGACCGATAGCGACTATCGAGCCCGTGCTGCCGCGACCCGCGTGTTGTGCTACTGGCGAGATCGCGTTGATGGCGCACTGGATATGTTGCAAGAGCAGGTCAACGACGAGCATCCGCGCGTTCGCCTGGAAGCAATCCGAGCCCTGAGCTTCTTCGACGGTGACGATGTCAACCGAGCTCAGGAAATCGCACTCGAATCGCTGATCCACGATCAGGACTACTATCTCGAGTACACCTTGAAAGAAACCTTGGCCACGCTCGAAAAGAAGGCCAAGCAAAACTAG